The following proteins come from a genomic window of Gossypium raimondii isolate GPD5lz chromosome 5, ASM2569854v1, whole genome shotgun sequence:
- the LOC105771215 gene encoding trihelix transcription factor PTL, with protein sequence MEMGDQYGLPDFQRLLTRRTHFPASLLPQPSESPYLAHHRNMAPSPPPYHEPPYVLSNGDIAMPSGLLRFNTTGATGFTAEASASAAVGGGGWSLGNIDCGNSRWPRQETLTLLEIRSRLDSKFKEANQKGPLWDEVSRIMAEEYGYQRSGKKCREKFENLYKYYKKTKEGKAGRQDGKNYRFFKQLEAIYGETSNQSSVPETNNINTVPSNLPEKYHESMQEQKMSESLGFSDPEFEASSSEKMNDDECELSGIASMVNQMGVKKGWKTKVKDFVDSQMKRLIDSQDVWMERMLKVIEEKEKERVLREEEWRRQEAARFDKEHELWVKERAWIEARDASLMAALRTLRPLTAKTQNEINANRWTEHEILERRLQENGYSTRQSTWEDIEAKMVNLGYGYEHEANNAECYKKRKEDYLSS encoded by the exons ATGGAAATGGGTGATCAGTACGGCCTGCCTGATTTCCAGCGGCTTTTAACGAGGAGAACCCATTTTCCGGCATCCCTGCTGCCCCAACCTTCTGAGTCGCCTTACCTTGCTCATCATAGGAACATGGCTCCATCACCACCTCCTTACCATGAACCACCCTACGTGTTGAGCAATGGGGATATTGCAATGCCTAGTGGTTTGCTTAGGTTTAACACTACTGGCGCCACTGGTTTTACTGCTGAGGCTTCAGCTTCTGCTGCTGTTGGTGGTGGAGGATGGAGTTTGGGAAATATCGACTGCGGAAACAGCCGGTGGCCGAGGCAGGAGACTCTTACTCTTCTTGAGATCAGATCTAGACTTGATTCCAAGTTCAAAGAGGCTAACCAGAAAGGACCCTTATGGGATGAAGTGTCTag AATAATGGCGGAGGAATATGGATACCAGAGAAGTGGGAAGAAATGTAGAGAGAAGTTTGAAAACCTTTATAAATACTATAAGAAGACCAAGGAAGGTAAAGCTGGTAGGCAAGATGGGAAGAATTACAGGTTTTTCAAACAGCTGGAAGCCATTTATGGTGAAACAAGTAACCAAAGTTCAGTCCCAGAAACTAACAACATTAATACTGTTCCAAGCAACCTGCCGGAGAAATATCATGAATCCATGCAAGAACAGAAGATGAGCGAGAGCCTCGGTTTCTCCGACCCCGAATTCGAGGCTTCCTCGTCGGAAAAAATGAACGACGACGAATGCGAGCTTTCGGGTATTGCTTCCATGGTGAATCAAATGGGGGTTAAGAAGGGATGGAAAACCAAGGTGAAGGACTTCGTGGACTCACAGATGAAGAGGTTGATCGATTCACAGGATGTTTGGATGGAGAGGATGTTGAAGGtgattgaagagaaagaaaaagaaagggtgTTGAGAGAAGAGGAATGGAGGAGACAAGAGGCTGCTCGGTTCGATAAAGAACATGAACTCTGGGTTAAGGAAAGAGCTTGGATTGAAGCTCGGGATGCTTCTTTAATGGCGGCTTTGAGGACGTTAAGACCCTTGACGGCTAAAACCCAGAACGAGATCAACGCCAACAGATGGACCGAGCATGAAATCTTGGAACGGAGGTTGCAGGAAAATGGGTATTCGACGAGGCAAAGCACGTGGGAAGACATAGAAGCGAAAATGGTGAACTTGGGGTATGGTTATGAACATGAAGCAAACAATGCAGAGTGTTACAAGAAACGGAAAGAGGATTACTTGAGCAGCTAG